A window of the Leucothrix mucor DSM 2157 genome harbors these coding sequences:
- a CDS encoding SOUL family heme-binding protein codes for MKKLFAKVKSGLLLGLISILYTGASMAAIEEPTYSVIEKSGAFELRAYEPKIIAEVTVSGSMKQASNKGFKMIAGYIFGGNTSQQGDAEKISMTTPVTMEPSGSEKISMTAPVMMQQGDSQWRVHFVMPSKYTMATLPKPNNSEVTLREIPKQNYAVIRFSGLAGPQKVANMTASLEKWLATKNITPTGKPELSRYDPPWTIPLFRRNEVMVAY; via the coding sequence ATGAAAAAATTATTCGCAAAAGTTAAATCAGGGTTGCTTCTGGGGCTGATATCCATCCTTTACACCGGAGCATCTATGGCTGCCATCGAAGAACCAACTTATTCTGTTATTGAAAAATCTGGCGCATTTGAGTTGCGCGCCTACGAGCCGAAAATCATCGCTGAGGTGACCGTTTCAGGCAGTATGAAACAGGCGTCCAATAAGGGATTTAAAATGATTGCTGGCTATATCTTTGGTGGGAATACCTCTCAGCAAGGTGATGCTGAAAAGATCAGTATGACGACGCCGGTGACGATGGAACCCAGTGGCTCGGAGAAAATCAGCATGACTGCACCCGTCATGATGCAGCAAGGCGATAGCCAATGGCGTGTTCACTTTGTGATGCCGAGCAAATACACCATGGCAACGCTGCCTAAGCCAAATAACTCAGAGGTGACGCTTAGGGAAATACCGAAGCAGAACTATGCGGTGATTCGTTTTTCAGGGCTTGCAGGGCCACAAAAAGTGGCGAATATGACGGCAAGTTTGGAGAAGTGGTTGGCGACTAAGAACATCACGCCGACAGGAAAACCGGAGTTATCGCGTTATGACCCACCTTGGACTATACCGCTATTTCGTCGTAATGAGGTGATGGTTGCTTATTAG
- a CDS encoding uracil-xanthine permease family protein, with the protein MSEENKSSGLVYQLDDVPAPGPSMLAATQHILAAIVGIVTPTLIIGGVLGLGEHVPYLIAMALFVSGVATFIQCKTIGPVGSGLLSLQGTSFAFLGSLLAAGFEVKARGGTPEDILAMLFGLSLFGCLVEIILSQFVHKLRKVITPVVTGIVITVIGLSLIKVGFTDFAGGAQAGETLGALPNLFLGFLVVVSILVLSFSRSPMVRISAIMIGLVIGFVVAAMMGKVDFSSVGNAQLLAIPVPFKFGIDFDFFLFIPVAFIYLVTAIETSGDLTANSVISGQPVEGDLYLKRIKGGILGDGINSGIAAIFNTFPNTTFSQNNGVIQMTGVASRHVGLYIAGILVVMGFFPIIGSLFMLIPKPVLGGATVVLFGTIAVAGIRILATQHIGRRSAYIMAISFGLGLGVTLVPNATQHLPDFIKQVVATPITLAGLSAIILSLVLPEETPAAVPAVETVDTVDVGEKLSSVN; encoded by the coding sequence ATGTCAGAAGAAAATAAATCCTCCGGTCTGGTGTATCAACTCGATGATGTGCCAGCACCTGGCCCCAGTATGTTGGCAGCCACTCAGCATATTTTGGCGGCCATCGTCGGCATCGTAACACCAACACTGATCATTGGTGGCGTACTTGGTCTGGGGGAACACGTTCCTTACCTGATCGCTATGGCCTTATTCGTCTCCGGAGTCGCAACCTTCATTCAGTGCAAAACCATCGGTCCGGTTGGCTCGGGCTTGCTCAGTTTGCAGGGTACCAGTTTTGCCTTTCTTGGTTCATTGCTGGCCGCCGGTTTTGAGGTGAAGGCGCGTGGAGGAACCCCCGAAGACATATTAGCCATGCTATTCGGTCTGTCGCTGTTTGGTTGTCTGGTCGAAATCATATTGAGCCAGTTTGTTCATAAGCTCCGTAAGGTCATTACCCCTGTGGTTACCGGTATTGTCATCACGGTAATCGGGCTGAGTTTAATCAAGGTGGGCTTCACGGATTTTGCCGGTGGTGCACAGGCCGGTGAGACGCTGGGCGCATTGCCGAATCTGTTTTTGGGCTTTTTGGTGGTTGTTTCGATTCTGGTATTAAGCTTCTCTCGTAGCCCGATGGTTAGAATTTCTGCGATCATGATTGGTCTAGTCATTGGCTTTGTCGTGGCTGCCATGATGGGTAAAGTTGACTTTTCATCCGTGGGCAATGCACAGCTGTTGGCAATCCCTGTGCCATTCAAGTTCGGCATCGATTTTGATTTCTTCCTGTTTATCCCGGTTGCATTTATCTACCTGGTAACCGCGATTGAAACCAGTGGTGACTTAACGGCAAACTCGGTTATTTCCGGGCAGCCGGTTGAAGGGGATCTCTACCTGAAGCGCATTAAAGGCGGCATCTTAGGTGATGGTATCAACTCCGGTATCGCGGCAATCTTCAATACCTTCCCCAACACGACCTTTTCACAAAACAATGGTGTGATTCAAATGACCGGCGTTGCCAGCCGTCACGTTGGTTTATATATCGCCGGAATTTTGGTGGTTATGGGCTTCTTCCCCATCATCGGATCTTTGTTTATGTTGATTCCTAAGCCAGTGTTGGGCGGGGCAACGGTTGTGTTGTTCGGTACCATTGCAGTAGCCGGAATCAGGATATTGGCGACTCAGCATATCGGCCGTCGCAGTGCTTATATTATGGCGATTTCGTTTGGCTTAGGCTTGGGCGTCACGCTGGTGCCAAATGCGACTCAGCATCTGCCGGACTTTATTAAGCAGGTTGTTGCTACTCCAATTACCTTGGCAGGGTTGTCAGCCATTATTCTTTCATTAGTATTGCCGGAAGAAACGCCTGCGGCAGTGCCAGCCGTTGAAACGGTTGATACAGTTGATGTAGGAGAGAAGCTCTCTAGTGTTAATTAA
- a CDS encoding DEAD/DEAH box helicase: MSFGALGLCDELLKTVTEQGYTTPSPIQAEAIPAVLSQRDVMAIARTGTGKTAGFTLPMLQLLSAGPSAQPSQVRALVIAPTRELAAQVASNVQTYSRHLTLRSAVVYGGVRIEEQIAQLQGGLDVLVATPGRLLDLYDREAINFDNLEVLVLDEADRMLDLGFIDDIRRIQTLLPAKRQTLMFSATLSKAIKALVKGMLKDPLVIEVTAANSTGDTIKQTLHPVDKVRKTEALIHLIKKNKWHQVLVFTRTRRGADELSQQLIDADISAESIHSNRSQHARTAALEGFRNGEIAVLVATDIAARGLDVSQLPYVINVDLPYVPEDYVHRIGRTGRAGTSGLAVSLVSLDESKQLQSIERMLGRQFKREIIPGFEPTEKPPEVPSDDEWGNFEAGPKPTKGRGRGRGRERAKGRPKARK, encoded by the coding sequence ATGTCATTTGGCGCTTTAGGCTTGTGCGATGAGCTGTTAAAAACCGTGACCGAGCAAGGCTACACAACGCCATCTCCCATACAGGCGGAAGCGATTCCGGCAGTGCTTAGCCAGCGTGATGTGATGGCAATTGCCCGCACCGGCACGGGCAAAACTGCGGGCTTTACGCTGCCGATGTTGCAGTTGTTATCCGCTGGCCCAAGTGCGCAACCTTCGCAGGTGCGTGCCTTGGTCATTGCGCCGACCCGCGAGCTGGCGGCTCAAGTTGCAAGCAATGTTCAAACTTACAGCCGCCATTTAACACTGCGCTCTGCGGTGGTGTATGGCGGAGTAAGAATTGAGGAACAGATCGCTCAGTTGCAAGGCGGTTTGGATGTGCTGGTTGCCACGCCTGGCCGCTTGCTGGACCTTTATGATCGAGAGGCGATTAACTTCGATAATCTCGAGGTCTTGGTATTGGATGAAGCCGATCGCATGTTGGATTTGGGCTTTATTGACGATATCCGCCGCATCCAAACGCTACTGCCAGCCAAGCGTCAAACTTTGATGTTTTCAGCGACGCTCTCCAAAGCCATCAAAGCGCTGGTTAAAGGCATGTTAAAGGATCCGCTGGTGATTGAAGTGACTGCTGCAAACAGCACCGGCGACACAATCAAGCAGACCCTGCATCCGGTCGATAAAGTGCGCAAGACTGAGGCGCTGATTCATCTAATCAAAAAGAATAAATGGCATCAAGTGTTGGTGTTTACCCGTACCCGTCGTGGTGCCGATGAATTGTCGCAGCAGCTGATTGATGCGGATATTAGTGCCGAGTCAATCCATTCAAACCGAAGCCAGCATGCGCGTACTGCCGCGTTAGAAGGCTTTAGAAATGGTGAGATTGCCGTGCTGGTTGCTACGGATATTGCTGCTCGCGGCCTTGATGTAAGCCAACTCCCTTATGTGATTAACGTGGATCTTCCCTATGTGCCGGAGGATTATGTGCACCGTATTGGCCGTACCGGTCGGGCGGGTACGTCTGGTTTGGCCGTTTCATTGGTCAGTTTGGATGAGTCGAAGCAATTACAGTCGATTGAGCGGATGCTTGGCCGTCAGTTTAAGCGGGAGATTATTCCGGGCTTTGAGCCGACTGAGAAACCACCGGAAGTGCCATCGGATGATGAATGGGGTAATTTTGAAGCCGGCCCTAAACCCACCAAAGGCCGAGGGCGTGGACGTGGTCGCGAAAGAGCCAAAGGACGACCCAAAGCCCGCAAGTGA
- a CDS encoding pseudouridine synthase, with the protein MNTPSNDSKNLLALNKPKGYVVTRSDELGRKTVYDLLPDWVFDNSWMPIGRLDLESKGLLLFTHDGQFGNALTQPGKCIKVYEIWVRGHVTDEHIAMAMSGVENKGELLKALSVEVKGFGGAKTKLQVRIDEGKNRHIRRLFGSLKDPKFGTPLKVLDLKRISIGSFDLDLESGKWRYLSQAEESLLMKNLA; encoded by the coding sequence ATGAATACTCCAAGCAACGACTCAAAAAACCTATTAGCACTCAATAAACCGAAGGGCTATGTAGTCACGCGCTCAGATGAACTCGGGCGAAAAACAGTTTATGACCTGCTGCCCGATTGGGTATTTGATAATAGCTGGATGCCGATCGGACGCCTTGATCTGGAGTCTAAAGGTCTACTGCTATTTACCCATGACGGCCAGTTTGGCAATGCGCTCACCCAGCCCGGAAAATGCATTAAGGTGTACGAGATCTGGGTGAGGGGGCATGTCACTGACGAACACATTGCCATGGCGATGAGCGGCGTTGAGAATAAAGGTGAATTGCTCAAAGCGCTTAGCGTCGAGGTGAAAGGTTTTGGCGGTGCGAAAACCAAGCTTCAGGTGAGGATTGATGAAGGAAAAAATCGGCATATCCGCCGTCTGTTTGGCTCGCTGAAAGACCCCAAGTTTGGAACGCCATTAAAGGTGTTGGATTTGAAGCGAATCAGCATTGGCAGTTTTGATCTGGACCTTGAGTCCGGCAAGTGGCGCTATCTGTCACAGGCAGAAGAATCGCTATTGATGAAAAATCTTGCTTAG
- a CDS encoding peroxiredoxin codes for MSIRINDIAPDFTVDSTAGELNLHTWIGESYAILFSHPKDFTPVCTTEFGAVAQLVPEFAKRNTKVMGVSVDNVEEHMKWKRDIESFSGAPADFPIIDDTSLLVSKLYDMLPADAYLESGRTPADSATVRTVFIIGPDKKVRLTMSYPMAVGRNFAEILRALDAIQITDGASIATPANWVPGQDVIVGLGLNDEQAKEKFGEVNIELPYLRFVKAPK; via the coding sequence ATGAGTATTCGTATTAACGATATCGCACCTGACTTCACTGTAGATTCAACGGCAGGCGAACTAAACCTCCACACATGGATTGGCGAGAGCTATGCCATTCTGTTTTCACACCCAAAAGACTTCACACCAGTGTGTACCACTGAGTTCGGTGCAGTTGCACAGCTAGTGCCTGAGTTTGCTAAGCGCAACACCAAGGTCATGGGCGTTTCAGTAGATAACGTTGAAGAGCACATGAAGTGGAAGCGCGACATTGAGTCTTTCTCTGGTGCGCCAGCGGATTTCCCAATCATCGACGATACGTCTTTGTTGGTTTCTAAACTGTACGATATGCTGCCTGCTGATGCGTATCTTGAGAGTGGCCGCACACCAGCTGATAGCGCAACTGTGCGTACTGTGTTCATCATTGGTCCAGATAAGAAAGTGCGTTTGACCATGTCTTATCCGATGGCGGTTGGTCGTAACTTTGCTGAGATTTTACGTGCTTTGGATGCGATTCAAATCACTGATGGTGCGTCCATTGCGACACCAGCAAACTGGGTACCTGGTCAGGATGTGATCGTTGGTCTGGGCTTGAACGATGAGCAGGCGAAAGAGAAGTTCGGCGAAGTAAATATCGAACTGCCTTACCTGCGTTTTGTTAAAGCGCCTAAGTAA
- a CDS encoding FAD-dependent oxidoreductase: protein MDNEKTSWAACPACQGRGKKSKKLRKKVRLSYQRALEAFAQSNSEGEPPVRPIGHLDSCLNCAGSGLIPATNPPVVDTENYPHVAIIGGGIGGVALAVACLHRGIPFTLYERDSGFNARSQGYGLTLQQASKAIEGLGVFSLADGVVSTRHVVHTTDGKVIGEWGIRKWVESDIKASVKRTNVHISRQALRLALLEQLGGDDAVQWGHQLVDFKESQSEGNGQAVDLSFQVNGELKHAKADLVVGADGIRSSVRRLLIDEEVSPLRYLGCIVILGICPLAALDGLESELLDSATVFQTANGHERIYMMPYDADSVMWQLSFPMPEDEAKALSAQGVKALKAEACRRTQWHDPIPQIMAATSEAQVSGYPVYDRELLKAELLEQGSKVTLIGDAAHPMSPFKGQGANQALLDALALARSISKNCGPFSKWKEQGIRASVLTEFESEMLARSATKVKDSAEAAQFLHSEIVLYEGDEPRGRCLKDIV from the coding sequence TTGGACAATGAAAAGACCAGCTGGGCGGCCTGTCCGGCATGTCAGGGGCGCGGCAAAAAAAGTAAAAAACTCCGCAAGAAAGTACGGCTTAGCTACCAACGAGCGCTAGAAGCCTTTGCCCAATCTAATAGTGAAGGAGAGCCTCCGGTTCGTCCTATCGGTCATCTTGATTCCTGTTTGAATTGCGCCGGTTCCGGTTTAATTCCAGCGACTAATCCTCCTGTTGTCGATACTGAAAACTATCCACATGTGGCCATTATTGGTGGCGGTATTGGTGGTGTAGCGCTGGCAGTAGCCTGCTTACATCGCGGTATTCCTTTTACTTTGTATGAGCGTGATAGCGGCTTTAATGCGCGCTCGCAGGGCTATGGCCTTACCTTGCAGCAAGCCAGTAAAGCGATCGAAGGATTAGGTGTTTTCTCGCTGGCAGATGGCGTGGTTTCAACCCGGCATGTGGTACACACAACCGATGGGAAAGTGATTGGTGAGTGGGGTATCCGCAAGTGGGTGGAGTCCGATATAAAAGCCTCGGTAAAGCGCACCAATGTGCATATCTCACGACAGGCTCTGCGCTTAGCATTGCTTGAGCAGCTTGGCGGTGATGATGCGGTGCAGTGGGGGCATCAGTTAGTTGATTTTAAAGAGAGCCAATCTGAAGGTAATGGCCAAGCCGTTGATCTGAGCTTTCAGGTAAATGGTGAGCTAAAGCATGCCAAGGCGGATTTGGTGGTGGGTGCGGATGGCATTCGCAGCTCAGTACGGCGCTTGCTAATCGATGAGGAAGTTAGCCCCTTACGTTACTTAGGCTGCATTGTGATCTTGGGTATTTGCCCGCTAGCGGCGCTGGATGGGCTTGAAAGTGAGCTGCTGGACTCGGCCACCGTTTTTCAAACTGCCAATGGCCATGAACGTATTTATATGATGCCTTATGACGCGGATTCAGTCATGTGGCAGCTGAGCTTTCCAATGCCTGAAGACGAGGCGAAAGCATTGAGTGCGCAAGGCGTTAAAGCATTAAAGGCGGAGGCCTGCCGTAGAACGCAATGGCATGATCCCATTCCTCAGATTATGGCGGCAACCTCGGAAGCGCAAGTCTCTGGCTATCCCGTGTATGACCGCGAGTTGCTGAAGGCTGAGTTATTGGAGCAGGGTTCTAAAGTCACGTTAATCGGCGATGCAGCACACCCCATGAGTCCGTTTAAAGGGCAAGGCGCGAATCAGGCCTTGTTAGATGCGCTGGCACTGGCGCGTAGCATCTCTAAAAATTGCGGCCCGTTCTCAAAATGGAAAGAGCAGGGCATCAGGGCGAGCGTATTAACTGAGTTTGAATCCGAAATGTTAGCGCGCAGTGCGACGAAGGTTAAGGATTCCGCCGAGGCCGCGCAGTTCCTTCATTCTGAAATTGTGTTATATGAAGGGGATGAGCCACGAGGGCGCTGTCTTAAGGATATCGTCTAA
- a CDS encoding NAD(P)-dependent alcohol dehydrogenase, which produces MEAIAWTNYGSPEVLKLIELEKPAPKKDEVLIKIHASSVTAGDCRLRAFKVPIGFWLPTRLVFGLTKPRNKISGMDVSGEIESVGSEVTLFKPGDLVYGTTGMKLGANAEYTCLSESAALVAKPSNSNHQQAAAVIFGGMTAIHFLKEKANLQCGQKVLINGASGAVGTAAIQLANYLGAEVTTVCSTANIDLVKSLGATTVIDYTQDDVTQQNETYDVILDTVGNLSFDQCKQQLTEQGKAILINTGLLTNLSSLFRGNLICGVAAETKENLNFLRALVEAGDIKAVIDRSYPLEQTAEAHRYVDTGRKKGNVVIDCTA; this is translated from the coding sequence ATGGAAGCGATCGCATGGACTAATTACGGCAGCCCTGAGGTGCTTAAGCTGATCGAGCTTGAAAAGCCTGCTCCCAAAAAAGACGAAGTGCTTATAAAAATACACGCCTCCAGCGTAACCGCCGGTGATTGTCGGCTGCGCGCGTTTAAGGTGCCAATCGGTTTTTGGCTACCGACTCGTTTGGTCTTTGGTTTGACCAAGCCAAGAAACAAAATCTCAGGGATGGATGTATCGGGCGAGATCGAATCCGTTGGGAGTGAGGTGACGTTGTTTAAACCCGGTGACCTGGTCTACGGCACTACGGGTATGAAGCTAGGCGCGAATGCGGAATATACCTGTTTATCCGAAAGCGCCGCGCTGGTCGCCAAGCCAAGTAACAGCAACCACCAACAAGCCGCCGCCGTGATTTTTGGCGGCATGACTGCAATCCATTTCCTTAAAGAAAAAGCCAATCTTCAGTGTGGTCAAAAGGTGCTAATTAACGGAGCATCGGGTGCGGTTGGCACGGCGGCCATCCAGCTGGCCAACTACCTTGGTGCAGAAGTCACCACGGTGTGTAGCACAGCCAATATTGACTTAGTTAAATCCTTAGGTGCAACAACCGTTATCGACTACACCCAAGATGACGTGACCCAGCAAAATGAAACTTACGATGTGATTCTCGATACGGTCGGCAATCTCAGCTTTGATCAGTGTAAACAGCAGCTAACAGAGCAGGGGAAAGCCATTCTAATCAATACTGGGTTGCTTACTAACTTATCCTCTTTATTCAGAGGCAACCTGATTTGCGGTGTGGCTGCGGAAACCAAAGAAAATCTTAACTTTTTGCGTGCGCTCGTTGAAGCTGGAGATATTAAAGCGGTGATCGACAGAAGTTATCCTTTGGAACAAACGGCAGAGGCGCATCGTTATGTCGATACGGGCCGTAAAAAGGGAAACGTTGTCATCGATTGCACGGCTTAA
- a CDS encoding multidrug effflux MFS transporter gives MSTLPKSRFLHQNTPPSIGTMVALVAVASIPLNIFLPSLPAMAKYFETPYSVMQFAVTGFLVLTGLLQLVIGPLSDRFGRRPVLLVALLIFILASAGASIATSFNEFMFYRLIQSVVVAGTAISRASVRDMVGRDKAASMIGYITMGMALAPMLTPPLGGYLGATFGWQSNFYVLTGCGILVFALTFFDYGETNLKRTANFTQQFKAYPALLMSRRFWGYSLTTAFSAACYFAYLGGAPYVGSVVYHLGPEQIGLYLVFTPMGYIMGNFISGRYSRVLGLEKMLIIGCSLVLVPMLTCLAVILSGVSHPLGFYLFTFSIGLGNGMVLPNATAGLLDVNPSLAGSASGLGGAILTFGGAAFSATAGFLLTETSGALPLVLCIVVASACALSVALFTVRVERQVRAEEELTSQ, from the coding sequence ATGAGCACGCTGCCCAAATCCCGTTTCTTACACCAGAACACGCCACCCTCAATTGGCACGATGGTTGCGCTGGTTGCCGTCGCCTCCATTCCGTTGAATATCTTCCTACCGTCATTGCCTGCTATGGCGAAATACTTTGAGACGCCGTACTCGGTGATGCAGTTTGCGGTGACGGGCTTTCTGGTGCTCACTGGTTTGCTGCAATTGGTGATCGGGCCATTATCCGACCGCTTTGGTCGACGTCCTGTGTTATTGGTTGCCTTGCTGATTTTCATTCTGGCCTCGGCGGGGGCCTCCATTGCCACCAGCTTTAATGAGTTTATGTTTTACCGCTTGATACAGTCGGTGGTGGTAGCAGGCACGGCAATCTCGCGAGCCTCAGTACGCGATATGGTCGGGCGCGATAAAGCCGCCAGTATGATCGGATATATCACCATGGGCATGGCGCTGGCGCCTATGCTCACGCCGCCATTGGGTGGCTACCTCGGTGCAACCTTTGGCTGGCAGTCCAATTTTTATGTGTTAACCGGCTGCGGCATTTTGGTGTTCGCCTTGACCTTTTTTGACTACGGCGAAACCAATCTGAAGCGCACGGCCAATTTTACGCAGCAGTTTAAAGCCTATCCTGCGCTGCTCATGTCGCGGCGCTTTTGGGGCTATTCCTTAACGACGGCATTTTCCGCCGCTTGCTACTTTGCTTATCTTGGCGGTGCGCCTTATGTGGGGTCGGTGGTGTATCACTTAGGGCCGGAGCAGATTGGTTTGTACCTGGTGTTTACTCCAATGGGTTACATCATGGGGAACTTTATTAGTGGTCGTTATTCCCGCGTGCTGGGGCTGGAGAAGATGCTGATTATCGGCTGCTCGCTGGTGCTGGTACCAATGCTCACGTGTTTGGCTGTGATCCTGTCGGGTGTTTCTCATCCGCTTGGATTTTACCTGTTTACCTTCTCCATTGGTTTGGGCAATGGCATGGTGCTGCCCAATGCTACGGCGGGGTTACTGGATGTAAACCCCAGCTTGGCAGGCTCAGCCTCTGGCTTAGGTGGGGCGATATTAACCTTTGGTGGGGCGGCATTTTCAGCAACGGCTGGGTTCTTGCTGACTGAAACGTCGGGTGCTTTGCCATTGGTGTTGTGCATTGTAGTGGCAAGTGCGTGTGCCTTATCGGTAGCATTATTTACGGTGCGAGTGGAGCGACAGGTTAGGGCAGAAGAAGAGCTGACTAGTCAGTAA
- a CDS encoding YczE/YyaS/YitT family protein has translation MKIFSVKEIPTLSWSSPSPYNLRPTLLSFFYLNLGLVLFGLGEALLITSNAGVSPWTVLAQGIAGKTDWSIGFVTMLVSFTVLALWIPLKQKPGMGTILNALIIAFMIDFSIDFLPHPETLFWQLLQSVIGVGIIGIASGIYLTANLGAGPRDWLMKGLQAKTGFPIANIRIGIEVTVVSIGWYLGGVVGVGTLLFAFGVGPSVALGILFVRRFL, from the coding sequence TTGAAAATATTCTCCGTTAAAGAAATCCCAACCCTGAGCTGGAGTTCACCCTCGCCTTATAACTTGCGACCAACGCTACTGAGCTTCTTTTACTTAAACTTGGGATTGGTGTTATTTGGTTTGGGTGAAGCCTTGCTGATTACCAGCAACGCCGGCGTTAGCCCTTGGACCGTGCTGGCTCAAGGCATCGCCGGAAAAACTGACTGGAGTATTGGCTTCGTCACCATGCTAGTCAGCTTTACCGTGCTTGCCTTGTGGATACCGCTAAAGCAAAAGCCAGGCATGGGCACCATTTTAAATGCGCTGATTATAGCCTTTATGATCGACTTCTCCATTGACTTTCTGCCGCACCCTGAAACGCTTTTCTGGCAGCTGCTTCAATCGGTGATTGGCGTTGGAATTATTGGAATTGCCTCGGGAATTTACCTCACGGCCAACCTTGGCGCTGGCCCCAGAGATTGGTTAATGAAAGGATTGCAGGCTAAAACCGGCTTTCCAATTGCTAATATTCGAATTGGTATCGAAGTGACTGTGGTGTCTATTGGTTGGTACCTTGGCGGCGTGGTGGGCGTTGGTACGTTGCTATTTGCCTTTGGCGTGGGACCAAGTGTAGCCCTGGGGATTTTATTTGTGCGGCGGTTTTTATAG